A DNA window from Malus domestica chromosome 12, GDT2T_hap1 contains the following coding sequences:
- the LOC103424366 gene encoding alpha carbonic anhydrase 4-like isoform X1: MGREGQTIHLQLLVTEILYWSEKCFVFPIRCPLSLSLSLSLSLSLSLYIFISLLLTCHFIPTPPNPITKTKFMSLFYVAMTKPNFFFLFLASLLFSSHHSSFTICSAAVEDSDEVGDETPFTYLEGTGKGPKKWGEIDPHWKVCDTGKLQSPIDLLDQRVQVFPHLGKLKRGYKPAPATVKNRGHDITMRWNGDAGKININGTDYRLLQCHWHSPSEHTFNGSRYALEFHVVHLSSTGKIAVIGIVYKYGRPDPLLSKLFHHIKSVGIEEEVDIGIINPGDIKFGSRKYYRYIGSLTVPPCTEGVIWTIVKKVRTVSREQVHALREAVHDGFEMNARPTQELDGRPVLLYTPRDIGGSA; this comes from the exons ATGGGAagggaagggcagacaatccatctccAATTACTTGTTACAGAAATCCTCTACTGGTCTGAAAAATGCTTTGTCTTCCCAATACgctgccctctctctctctctctctctctctctctctctctctctctctctctctacatattTATATCTCTTCTTCTGACATGCCATTTCATTCCGACTCCTCCCAATCCAATCACCAAAACCAAATTTATGAGCTTGTTCTACGTCGCCATGACCAAACCcaacttcttctttctctttcttgcgTCTCTCCTCTTCTCGTCTCATCACTCCTCCTTCACCATTTGCAGTGCAGCAGTCGAGGACTCTGATGAAGTTG GTGATGAAACTCCATTTACTTATCTTGAAGGAACTGGTAAAGGACCAAAGAAATGGGGAGAAATTGACCCTCATTGGAAAGTTTGTGATACTGGAAAATTGCAGTCTCCAATCGATCTTCTTGACCAAAGGGTGCAGGTTTTCCCTCACTTGGGGAAATTGAAAAGGGGTTACAAACCAGCTCCTGCTACTGTGAAGAACCGAGGTCATGACATCACG ATGAGGTGGAACGGAGATGCAGGAAAAATCAACATAAATGGGACTGATTATAGACTGTTACAATGTCATTGGCATTCACCCTCTGAACATACGTTTAATGgatcaag GTATGCTTTGGAGTTTCATGTTGTTCATTTAAGCTCTACCGGAAAGATTGCTGTAATTGGAATTGTGTACAAATATGGTCGACCTGATCCCCTCCTTTCAAAG CTATTCCACCACATAAAATCGGTTGGGATAGAAGAGGAGGTTGACATAGGGATTATTAATCCCGGGGATATTAAGTTCGGAAGCAGAAAGTACTACAGATATATCGGTTCTCTTACCGTTCCTCCGTGCACTGAGGGTGTAATTTGGACAATCGTCAAAAAG GTGAGGACAGTTTCAAGGGAGCAAGTGCATGCACTAAGGGAGGCTGTACATGAT GGATTCGAGATGAATGCAAGGCCAACTCAAGAACTGGATGGAAGACCAGTGCTGTTATACACTCCAAGGGACATTGGAGGTTCTGCTTAA
- the LOC103424366 gene encoding alpha carbonic anhydrase 4-like isoform X2 — protein MGGDETPFTYLEGTGKGPKKWGEIDPHWKVCDTGKLQSPIDLLDQRVQVFPHLGKLKRGYKPAPATVKNRGHDITMRWNGDAGKININGTDYRLLQCHWHSPSEHTFNGSRYALEFHVVHLSSTGKIAVIGIVYKYGRPDPLLSKLFHHIKSVGIEEEVDIGIINPGDIKFGSRKYYRYIGSLTVPPCTEGVIWTIVKKVRTVSREQVHALREAVHDGFEMNARPTQELDGRPVLLYTPRDIGGSA, from the exons ATGGGTG GTGATGAAACTCCATTTACTTATCTTGAAGGAACTGGTAAAGGACCAAAGAAATGGGGAGAAATTGACCCTCATTGGAAAGTTTGTGATACTGGAAAATTGCAGTCTCCAATCGATCTTCTTGACCAAAGGGTGCAGGTTTTCCCTCACTTGGGGAAATTGAAAAGGGGTTACAAACCAGCTCCTGCTACTGTGAAGAACCGAGGTCATGACATCACG ATGAGGTGGAACGGAGATGCAGGAAAAATCAACATAAATGGGACTGATTATAGACTGTTACAATGTCATTGGCATTCACCCTCTGAACATACGTTTAATGgatcaag GTATGCTTTGGAGTTTCATGTTGTTCATTTAAGCTCTACCGGAAAGATTGCTGTAATTGGAATTGTGTACAAATATGGTCGACCTGATCCCCTCCTTTCAAAG CTATTCCACCACATAAAATCGGTTGGGATAGAAGAGGAGGTTGACATAGGGATTATTAATCCCGGGGATATTAAGTTCGGAAGCAGAAAGTACTACAGATATATCGGTTCTCTTACCGTTCCTCCGTGCACTGAGGGTGTAATTTGGACAATCGTCAAAAAG GTGAGGACAGTTTCAAGGGAGCAAGTGCATGCACTAAGGGAGGCTGTACATGAT GGATTCGAGATGAATGCAAGGCCAACTCAAGAACTGGATGGAAGACCAGTGCTGTTATACACTCCAAGGGACATTGGAGGTTCTGCTTAA
- the LOC103427684 gene encoding probable calcium-binding protein CML49, with the protein MSGYPHPPSGYGYGSAPPPGQPYGAPPQGQPYGAPPQGQPYGATPQGQHQTAQPYSAPSAPYGAPSSAPYGAPAAPYGAPYAPEKPYNPDKPHKNQGGGGGGGGGYPNQGGGGGGGGGYPNQGGGGGGGYPNQGGGGGGGYPPPAHGYGSPFAALLPSVFPPGTDPNVIACFQLADQDGSGFIDDKEMQRALSSYNESFSLRTVHLLMYTFTQTNARKIGPKEFAALFYSLQSWRGIFERFDRDRSGFIDANELRDALLSLGFSVSPVVLELLVSKFDKSGGKKRAIEYDNFIECCLTVKGLTEKFKEKDKAYTGMGTFNYEEFMLTVLPFLIA; encoded by the exons ATGTCAGGCTACCCACACCCTCCTTCCGGCTACGGCTACGGCAGCGCTCCACCACCAGGCCAACCTTACGGCGCGCCGCCTCAAGGCCAGCCCTACGGTGCGCCGCCCCAAGGTCAACCCTACGGCGCAACGCCGCAAGGGCAGCACCAGACAGCCCAACCCTACAGTGCTCCGTCTGCACCGTACGGCGCTCCATCCTCCGCACCGTACGGTGCTCCGGCAGCACCGTACGGCGCGCCTTACGCGCCAGAGAAGCCTTACAATCCAGACAAGCCTCACAAGAATCAAGGCGGAGGAGGCGGAGGCGGAGGCGGATACCCGAATCAAGGTGGAGGAGGCGGAGGCGGAGGCGGATACCCGAATCAAGGTGGAGGAGGCGGAGGCGGATACCCGAATCAAGGCGGAGGAGGCGGAGGCGGATACCCGCCACCTGCTCATGGTTACGGGAGCCCGTTTGCGGCTTTGTTGCCGTCGGTGTTCCCGCCGGGCACAGACCCGAACGTCATAGCTTGCTTTCAGCTGGCGGATCAGGACGGCAGCGGCTTCATCGACGACAAGGAGATGCAGAGAGCTCTGTCGTCGTACAATGAAAGCTTCAGCTTGAGGACTGTTCATCTTCTCATGTACACCTTCACCCAGACCAACGCCAGGAAGATCG GGCCTAAGGAATTCGCTGCACTGTTCTACAGTCTTCAAAGTTGGAGG GGAATATTTGAGAGGTTTGACCGGGACAGAAGTGGGTTCATTGATGCAAATGAGTTGAGAGATGCACTGCTGAGTCTGGGATTTTCTGTGTCACCTGTAGTTTTGGAACTGCTGGTCTCTAAATTCGACAAGTCTGGAGGCAAAAAGAGGGCCATTGAATATGACAATTTCATCGA GTGCTGTCTGACTGTTAAG GGATTAACTGAGAAGTTTAAGGAGAAGGACAAAGCGTACACTGGTATGGGAACTTTCAATTATGAGGAGTTCATGTTGACTGTCCTGCCATTCCTCATTGCGTAG